A part of Flavobacteriaceae bacterium GSB9 genomic DNA contains:
- the kdsB gene encoding 3-deoxy-manno-octulosonate cytidylyltransferase, translated as MKIISMIPARYSATRFPGKLMQDLGGEPVIRRTYEAAVATNLFDDVFVVTDSDVIYNEIVNHGGKAIMSKKEHECGSDRIAEAVEFMDIDIVINVQGDEPFTDRESLSKLIDVFKNDPENEVDLASLMVEITDEEEIKNPNTVKVIVDKSNFALYFSRSPIPYPRARNVGAKYFKHKGVYAFRKQAILDFYHLPMLPLEASEKIECIRYLEYGKRIKMIETDSEGVEIDTPEDLERAKKIWK; from the coding sequence ATGAAAATAATTTCAATGATACCTGCACGTTACAGTGCCACACGATTCCCGGGAAAGCTCATGCAAGATCTTGGGGGGGAGCCGGTTATTCGCCGTACATACGAAGCTGCTGTAGCCACAAACCTATTTGATGATGTGTTTGTGGTAACCGATAGCGATGTTATTTACAACGAAATTGTAAATCACGGAGGCAAGGCCATTATGAGCAAAAAGGAACATGAATGCGGTAGCGATAGAATTGCCGAGGCTGTTGAATTTATGGATATCGATATCGTGATAAATGTGCAGGGCGATGAACCTTTTACAGACAGGGAATCGTTATCTAAGCTCATCGATGTTTTTAAAAACGATCCCGAAAACGAGGTTGATTTGGCGTCGTTAATGGTTGAAATTACCGATGAAGAAGAAATCAAAAACCCTAATACCGTAAAGGTTATTGTCGACAAATCTAATTTCGCCCTTTATTTTTCTAGAAGCCCTATTCCATATCCTCGTGCCAGAAATGTAGGGGCTAAATATTTTAAGCATAAAGGTGTCTATGCGTTTAGAAAGCAGGCTATTTTAGATTTTTATCATTTGCCAATGCTGCCATTGGAAGCTTCCGAAAAAATAGAATGTATTCGTTATCTTGAGTACGGCAAGCGTATAAAAATGATTGAAACCGACAGTGAAGGGGTAGAAATTGATACGCCAGAAGATTTAGAACGTGCCAAAAAAATATGGAAATAA
- a CDS encoding AAA family ATPase produces the protein MTTSEFYSLLKQQFPFQPTLKQNIVLQQLSEFIFTKRPNSLYLLKGYAGTGKTTIVSTIVSNLWKVKKSAVLMAPTGRAAKVIANYSGKEAFTIHKKIYFPKKERSGGVKFVLQPNKHKNTIFIVDEASMIPDTPGDSKIFENGSLLDDLMQYVYSGHQCKLLLIGDTAQLPPVKLDLSPALNEDNLSLNYNKEVTKMELDEVVRQEKDSGILANATVLRELLFNEIYDNFKFDLAPYSDIVRLVDGYEIMDAINDSYSEQGKEETAIILRSNKRANLYNQQIRNRILFNENELTTGDFLMVVKNNYFWIKPTTEAGFIANGDIIEVLEIFKIQELYGFRFAEVKIRMVDYPKMRPFETVLLLDTIVAETPSLSYEDSNRFYQEVLKDFENESSNYKKFLKVKGNKHFNALQVKFSYAITCHKSQGGQWQTVFVEQPYLPNGVDKDYLRWLYTAVTRAKEKLYLIGFKDEFFET, from the coding sequence ATGACAACTTCCGAATTCTATTCACTTTTAAAACAGCAGTTTCCGTTTCAACCTACCCTAAAACAAAATATTGTACTGCAACAATTATCAGAATTTATTTTTACTAAAAGGCCTAACTCACTTTATCTTTTAAAAGGTTATGCCGGTACAGGAAAAACCACTATAGTTAGTACTATTGTAAGCAATTTATGGAAGGTAAAAAAAAGTGCCGTGCTAATGGCACCAACAGGAAGAGCAGCCAAAGTAATTGCCAATTATTCGGGCAAAGAGGCGTTTACCATCCATAAAAAAATATATTTTCCTAAAAAAGAAAGGAGTGGAGGAGTAAAGTTTGTACTCCAGCCCAATAAGCATAAAAATACCATTTTTATTGTTGATGAAGCCTCAATGATTCCAGATACACCTGGTGATTCTAAAATTTTTGAAAACGGGTCGCTTTTAGACGATTTAATGCAGTACGTCTATTCTGGGCACCAATGTAAATTGTTGTTAATTGGCGATACAGCACAGTTGCCCCCTGTAAAACTCGATTTAAGTCCGGCGTTAAACGAAGATAACCTTAGTTTAAACTACAACAAAGAGGTTACAAAAATGGAACTCGATGAAGTAGTGCGTCAAGAAAAAGATTCGGGTATCTTGGCCAACGCGACGGTTCTGCGGGAATTACTTTTTAATGAGATTTATGATAATTTTAAATTCGATTTAGCTCCGTATTCAGATATTGTACGCTTGGTTGATGGCTACGAAATAATGGATGCCATAAACGATTCATACAGTGAGCAGGGAAAGGAAGAAACCGCAATAATTTTAAGGAGCAATAAACGCGCTAACTTGTACAACCAGCAAATTAGAAATCGTATTTTGTTTAATGAAAATGAGTTGACTACCGGAGATTTTCTAATGGTTGTTAAAAACAATTATTTCTGGATAAAACCTACCACCGAAGCCGGTTTTATAGCAAATGGCGATATTATAGAAGTGCTCGAAATCTTCAAAATACAAGAGCTCTACGGGTTCCGTTTTGCGGAAGTAAAAATTAGAATGGTTGATTACCCCAAAATGCGCCCGTTTGAAACGGTTTTGCTATTAGATACCATTGTTGCCGAAACGCCATCGCTCTCCTATGAAGATTCAAATCGATTTTATCAAGAAGTGCTGAAAGATTTTGAAAACGAAAGTAGTAATTATAAAAAGTTTTTAAAGGTTAAGGGCAATAAGCACTTTAATGCCCTGCAGGTTAAGTTTTCGTACGCTATTACCTGTCATAAATCGCAAGGCGGGCAATGGCAAACGGTTTTTGTTGAACAGCCTTATTTACCCAACGGTGTTGATAAAGATTATTTAAGATGGTTGTACACGGCCGTAACCAGAGCAAAGGAAAAATTGTATCTTATAGGTTTTAAAGATGAGTTTTTTGAAACCTAG
- a CDS encoding HAD family hydrolase produces MEINYKNIKVIGFDADDTLWVNETYFREAEAQFCKLLSKYETPNKIDQELFKKEIENLNLYGYGVKAFTLSMVESALELSNYQVSTKTIEAILNICKDMLNKPVELLDGVEEVLSTLSQKYRLILATKGDLLDQERKLEKSNLTKYFHHIEVLSDKKEANYSRLLNHLDINPSEFLMVGNSLKSDVLPLVNIKAHAVHVPFHTTWAHEEVSEEEKNGKAYKTINTLLELVNILK; encoded by the coding sequence ATGGAAATAAATTACAAGAATATTAAAGTTATCGGTTTTGATGCCGATGATACGCTTTGGGTAAACGAAACCTATTTTAGGGAAGCCGAAGCGCAATTTTGCAAATTACTTTCTAAATATGAAACGCCAAACAAAATTGACCAAGAGCTGTTTAAAAAAGAAATAGAAAATTTAAACTTGTATGGTTACGGCGTTAAGGCTTTTACACTATCTATGGTTGAGTCGGCTTTAGAGCTCTCAAATTATCAAGTGTCCACAAAAACCATTGAAGCCATCTTAAATATCTGCAAAGACATGCTCAATAAACCTGTAGAATTGCTAGATGGCGTAGAGGAGGTGCTTAGCACATTATCTCAAAAATACCGGCTTATTTTAGCCACAAAAGGCGATTTGCTTGATCAAGAAAGAAAATTGGAAAAATCTAACTTAACCAAATATTTCCATCACATTGAGGTGCTAAGCGATAAGAAAGAAGCCAATTATTCTAGGTTGTTAAATCATTTGGATATTAACCCCTCAGAATTTTTAATGGTAGGTAACTCCTTAAAGTCTGATGTTTTACCTCTGGTAAATATAAAAGCGCATGCTGTCCATGTGCCTTTTCATACAACATGGGCACACGAAGAAGTTTCAGAAGAAGAGAAAAACGGTAAGGCCTATAAAACAATAAACACGTTGTTGGAATTAGTAAACATCTTGAAATAA
- a CDS encoding DUF4126 domain-containing protein → MTVETIISVCLGVGLAASVGFRVFLPLFALSLASYFGVWELNDSWQWVGSTAAMITLAAASVVEVFAYFIPYIDNLLDSIAVPLAALAGTAIMLSTIADLSPVITWSLAIIAGGGTAAAVAGTSSTTRLASTATTGGLGNPLVSALETGTSLVMSVVSIFLPILAAILSVLILFVIFRLYKKFKSPKAKNL, encoded by the coding sequence ATGACAGTAGAAACAATTATTAGTGTTTGCTTAGGTGTAGGTTTGGCGGCATCTGTTGGTTTTAGAGTTTTTTTGCCATTATTTGCATTAAGTTTAGCATCTTATTTTGGTGTTTGGGAACTAAACGATTCTTGGCAATGGGTTGGTAGTACGGCGGCGATGATTACACTGGCTGCAGCCAGTGTGGTTGAAGTATTTGCTTATTTTATTCCTTATATCGATAACCTATTAGATAGTATTGCGGTACCATTAGCAGCATTAGCAGGCACAGCCATAATGCTTTCAACTATTGCCGATTTAAGTCCCGTAATCACTTGGTCGTTGGCCATTATTGCAGGAGGAGGAACGGCTGCTGCCGTAGCAGGTACGTCGTCTACAACACGTTTGGCATCAACCGCTACAACAGGCGGTCTGGGTAATCCGTTGGTTTCTGCTTTAGAAACCGGCACATCGCTAGTGATGTCTGTTGTTTCTATTTTTCTGCCTATTTTGGCAGCTATTTTATCGGTTTTGATACTATTTGTCATTTTTAGGCTTTACAAAAAGTTTAAATCGCCAAAAGCTAAGAACCTTTGA